The Zingiber officinale cultivar Zhangliang chromosome 9A, Zo_v1.1, whole genome shotgun sequence genome window below encodes:
- the LOC122020376 gene encoding transcription factor MYBS3-like produces MMRRCSHCSHNGHNSRTCPNRGGVKLFGVRLTDGSIQKSASMGNLSLLSGSSGGASPADGPEPAAGAATDGYASEDFVKGSSASCRERKKGNPWTEEEHRMFLLGLQKLGKGDWRGISRNYVVSRTPTQVASHAQKYFIRKSNITRRKRRSSLFDMEADEPLEPQTLLVFQESDAQNNKPLPIPPILNEEDESMDSKVEIIEEVPQPEAQQPTYPLMLPSYFSPFIQFPSAYWSGYKMDTLEQQTHEIIKPTAVRSKTPINIDELVGMSKLSIGESLVGTTSSLDFRGGSNRQSAFHANPSTRSQT; encoded by the exons ATGATGCGCCGGTGCTCTCACTGCAGCCACAATGGCCACAACTCCCGGACGTGCCCCAACCGCGGCGGGGTGAAGCTCTTCGGCGTGCGCCTCACCGACGGTTCCATTCAGAAGAGCGCCAGCATGGGGAACCTATCCTTACTTTCCGGATCCAGCGGAGGCGCCTCCCCTGCTGACGGGCCGGAGCCCGCCGCTGGCGCGGCCACCGACGGTTACGCATCGGAGGACTTCGTGAAGGGGTCGTCCGCGAGCTGCCGCGAGAGGAAAAAAG GTAATCCGTGGACTGAAGAAGAGCATAGAATGTTTTTACTCGGATTGCAAAAGCTTGGTAAAGGCGATTGGCGTGGCATATCTCGTAACTATGTGGTATCAAGGACACCTACTCAAGTGGCTAGCCACGCACAGAAGTATTTTATTCGTAAATCTAATATaacaagaagaaagagaagatcAAGCCTCTTTGATATGGAAGCCGATGAG CCCCTTGAACCTCAAACTTTGTTAGTGTTCCAAGAATCAGATGCACAAAATAACAAGCCGCTTCCAATACCTCCAATTCTGAATGAGGAAGATGAATCAATGGATTCTAAAGTGGAAATAATCGAAGAAGTGCCACAACCAGAAGCTCAGCAGCCCACTTATCCTTTAATGCTTCCCTCATACTTTTCTCCATTTATACAATTTCCTTCCGCTTATTGGTCAGGATACAAAATGGATACTTTGGAGCAACAGACTCATGAAATTATTAAGCCAACAGCAGTGCGATCAAAGACTCCAATAAATATTGATGAGCTTGTGGGTATGTCAAAATTGAGTATAGGAGAGTCCCTTGTAGGGACCACATCTTCATTGGATTTTCGTGGAGGATCAAATAGGCAATCTGCTTTCCATGCTAATCCCTCCACGAGGTCTCAAACATGA
- the LOC122020797 gene encoding probable trehalose-phosphate phosphatase F isoform X2 — translation MDLKSNHNSPVLTDPASLSKSRLGLPSNMTPCSPAALPFSSSVSSPRKKLNKDLISECQLDDNDAAYQTWMINYPSALNSFHLITSYAKCKTVALFLDYDGTLSPIVDNPDHAFMSSAMRAAVREAANHFPTAIISGRSRDKVHEFVKLSELYYAGSHGMDIMGPIRISESVGDHPVCIKTTDSKGKEVHLFQPAREFLPMINEVYKSLIEITSNIIGVKVENNKFCVSVHYRNVDKRMWDEVGLRVFGLIKGFPRLRVTHGRKVLEVRPVIDWNKGKAVEFLLESLQLSQRNDVLPIYVGDDRTDEDAFKVLRERIHGFGILVSNVPKETNAYYSLRDPSEVQEFLKSLVRWKKFTASQTEDYNIDLMCIG, via the exons ATGGATTTGAAGTCAAACCATAATTCACCTGTCCTCACTGATCCTGCATCTCTGAGCAAGTCAAGATTGGGCTTGCCCTCTAACATGACGCCATGCTCTCCTGCAGCATTGCCATTCTCATCTTCTG TATCTTCACCTCGCAAAAAGTTGAACAAGGACCTGATCTCTGAGTGTCAATTAGATGACAATGATGCTGCTTATCAAACCTGGATG ATAAATTATCCATCCGCTTTAAACTCCTTTCACCTAATCACAAGTTATGCTAAATGCAAGACAGTTGCATTGTTTTTGGACTATGATGGAACTCTTTCACCAATTGTGGATAATCCTGACCATGCATTCATGTCAAGTGCA ATGCGTGCTGCTGTAAGAGAAGCTGCTAATCATTTCCCCACTGCAATTATTAGCGGAAGGTCTCGTGACAAG GTACATGAATTTGTCAAGTTATCGGAGCTGTATTATGCTGGCAGTCATGGGATGGATATAATGGGTCCAATCAGAATATCTGAATCTGTTGGTGATCATCCAGTCTGCATTAAGACGACTGATAGTAAG GGTAAAGAAGTACATCTCTTCCAACCTGCTAGGGAATTTCTACCAATGATCAATGAG GTGTATAAATCCCTCATTGAGATCACTAGCAATATCATAGGTGTCAAAGTAGAGAATAACAAGTTTTGCGTCTCTGTACATTACCGCAATGTGGATAAAAGG ATGTGGGATGAAGTTGGACTTCGTGTATTTGGCTTGATAAAGGGTTTTCCACGTTTGCGTGTTACCCATGGGCGGAAG GTTTTAGAGGTCCGCCCTGTGATAGACTGGAACAAGGGAAAAGCCGTGGAGTTTCTTCTTGAATCACTGCAGCTTAGCCAACGCAACGATGTGCTCCCAATTTATGTTGGAGATGATCGTACCGATGAAGATGCATTCAAG GTTTTGAGAGAGAGAATCCATGGATTTGGCATCTTAGTTTCGAATGTGCCAAAGGAAACTAATGCTTACTACTCCCTGAGAGACCCATCTGAG GTACAAGAATTTCTCAAGTCTCTTGTGAGATGGAAGAAGTTCACAGCATCACAAACTGAAGACTACAATATAGATTTGATGTGCATAGGATAG
- the LOC122020797 gene encoding probable trehalose-phosphate phosphatase 2 isoform X1 produces the protein MDLKSNHNSPVLTDPASLSKSRLGLPSNMTPCSPAALPFSSSGLYLTFPKILNCKLHNAHVNGWLDAIIVSSPRKKLNKDLISECQLDDNDAAYQTWMINYPSALNSFHLITSYAKCKTVALFLDYDGTLSPIVDNPDHAFMSSAMRAAVREAANHFPTAIISGRSRDKVHEFVKLSELYYAGSHGMDIMGPIRISESVGDHPVCIKTTDSKGKEVHLFQPAREFLPMINEVYKSLIEITSNIIGVKVENNKFCVSVHYRNVDKRMWDEVGLRVFGLIKGFPRLRVTHGRKVLEVRPVIDWNKGKAVEFLLESLQLSQRNDVLPIYVGDDRTDEDAFKVLRERIHGFGILVSNVPKETNAYYSLRDPSEVQEFLKSLVRWKKFTASQTEDYNIDLMCIG, from the exons ATGGATTTGAAGTCAAACCATAATTCACCTGTCCTCACTGATCCTGCATCTCTGAGCAAGTCAAGATTGGGCTTGCCCTCTAACATGACGCCATGCTCTCCTGCAGCATTGCCATTCTCATCTTCTGGTTTGTATCTAACATTTCCCAAAATACTAAATTGTAAACTTCATAATGCCCATGTTAACGGTTGGTTGGATGCAATAATAGTATCTTCACCTCGCAAAAAGTTGAACAAGGACCTGATCTCTGAGTGTCAATTAGATGACAATGATGCTGCTTATCAAACCTGGATG ATAAATTATCCATCCGCTTTAAACTCCTTTCACCTAATCACAAGTTATGCTAAATGCAAGACAGTTGCATTGTTTTTGGACTATGATGGAACTCTTTCACCAATTGTGGATAATCCTGACCATGCATTCATGTCAAGTGCA ATGCGTGCTGCTGTAAGAGAAGCTGCTAATCATTTCCCCACTGCAATTATTAGCGGAAGGTCTCGTGACAAG GTACATGAATTTGTCAAGTTATCGGAGCTGTATTATGCTGGCAGTCATGGGATGGATATAATGGGTCCAATCAGAATATCTGAATCTGTTGGTGATCATCCAGTCTGCATTAAGACGACTGATAGTAAG GGTAAAGAAGTACATCTCTTCCAACCTGCTAGGGAATTTCTACCAATGATCAATGAG GTGTATAAATCCCTCATTGAGATCACTAGCAATATCATAGGTGTCAAAGTAGAGAATAACAAGTTTTGCGTCTCTGTACATTACCGCAATGTGGATAAAAGG ATGTGGGATGAAGTTGGACTTCGTGTATTTGGCTTGATAAAGGGTTTTCCACGTTTGCGTGTTACCCATGGGCGGAAG GTTTTAGAGGTCCGCCCTGTGATAGACTGGAACAAGGGAAAAGCCGTGGAGTTTCTTCTTGAATCACTGCAGCTTAGCCAACGCAACGATGTGCTCCCAATTTATGTTGGAGATGATCGTACCGATGAAGATGCATTCAAG GTTTTGAGAGAGAGAATCCATGGATTTGGCATCTTAGTTTCGAATGTGCCAAAGGAAACTAATGCTTACTACTCCCTGAGAGACCCATCTGAG GTACAAGAATTTCTCAAGTCTCTTGTGAGATGGAAGAAGTTCACAGCATCACAAACTGAAGACTACAATATAGATTTGATGTGCATAGGATAG